In a genomic window of Alphaproteobacteria bacterium:
- a CDS encoding ankyrin repeat domain-containing protein, translating into MPLMHTNNGFLKAAARGDMETLQSYLSSKHAREYLKVTDRNGDYALHIAVKHGKNAVIDALLAAGADIEGHNNHGYTPLAVAASSGGRIDTLRRLIAANADVNAELHGGSTALSMASARSSGVAVDILLAAKADPDRDKPLLNAVRYGRTDIIKKLIEAGAKTDLQDSDGHGLLHLAAQQGAEETARLLLEKGLEIDERDRQHGYTPLQWAVYYNRMQMVEFLLEQGADAHIKNNRGQTALQLARDRNNDAIAYLLEQREKPVRPGYDMPETAEAATETWLRMGDAKVAQVGIYPALERKLTEIFNFESRERIVISENLRTGAENMAAPQSFDTIEEAALQKAAAAYRNLGGTVDDTQITRRNLNKTARLP; encoded by the coding sequence ATGCCGCTGATGCACACCAATAACGGATTCCTGAAGGCTGCCGCGCGCGGCGATATGGAGACGTTGCAGAGCTATCTCTCCAGCAAGCATGCGCGCGAATACCTGAAGGTGACCGACCGTAACGGCGATTACGCCCTGCATATCGCCGTCAAGCACGGCAAGAACGCCGTGATCGACGCGCTGCTGGCCGCCGGCGCGGATATCGAGGGTCACAACAACCACGGCTATACCCCGCTGGCGGTCGCCGCCAGTTCGGGCGGGCGCATCGATACCCTGCGCCGCCTGATTGCCGCCAACGCGGATGTGAACGCCGAACTGCATGGCGGATCGACCGCGCTGTCGATGGCATCGGCGCGGTCCAGCGGCGTTGCGGTCGATATCCTGCTGGCCGCGAAGGCCGATCCCGACCGCGACAAGCCGCTGCTGAACGCCGTGCGCTATGGCCGCACCGACATCATCAAAAAACTGATCGAGGCCGGCGCGAAAACCGACCTGCAGGATTCCGACGGCCACGGGCTGCTGCACCTTGCCGCACAGCAGGGCGCGGAGGAAACCGCAAGGCTGCTGCTGGAAAAAGGGCTGGAGATCGACGAACGCGACCGCCAGCACGGCTATACCCCGCTGCAATGGGCGGTTTATTACAACCGCATGCAGATGGTTGAATTTCTGCTGGAACAGGGCGCGGATGCGCATATTAAAAACAACCGCGGCCAGACCGCGCTGCAGCTGGCGCGTGACCGCAACAACGACGCCATCGCGTACCTGCTGGAGCAGCGCGAAAAACCCGTGCGTCCCGGCTATGACATGCCGGAAACGGCGGAGGCCGCGACCGAAACATGGCTGCGCATGGGCGACGCGAAAGTAGCGCAGGTCGGCATCTATCCCGCATTGGAGCGCAAACTGACCGAAATTTTCAATTTCGAGAGCCGCGAGCGCATCGTGATATCCGAAAACCTGCGCACCGGCGCGGAAAACATGGCAGCCCCCCAAAGCTTCGATACCATCGAGGAAGCGGCGCTGCAAAAGGCCGCCGCTGCGTATCGCAATCTGGGCGGGACGGTCGATGACACGCAAATCACGCGCCGCAACCTGAACAAAACCGCGAGGCTGCCGTAA
- a CDS encoding aminopeptidase P family protein codes for MSYKGDEHLKSLLSASGEKRTVEEVKETLRGINAAPADLGEPQRWARLFTTNDNAETVQQLAALKEHLAANQNNVKQDKLADLRAEMAKRGVDGFYIPRADEFQGEYVPARAERLAWITEFTGSAGYAVVLNDKAGFFTDGRYTLQSRAQVDDKSFQICNVSENQLPIPTMSPVEWIEKNLPAGARFGVDPWVHTPNDLKRIKDAVEKAGGTLVLLQDNPLDAAWKDQPPAPLAPVVPHPLQFAGKASDEKRADLAKTLATKGADAIAVALPEEIAWLLNIRGGDVPCTPFALSYAIAHKDGSVDWYIDSRKVTDETKAWVGADVRLHPLEDFAGGIETLAKQGKKVWVDPGSSPAKVEDIIKTAGGASIAEKSPIQLMKAKKNAVEIQGTIDAHIRDGVAVTRFLSSICGQGQAAKYDELTASDLLQSFREEGKNFRGLSFDTISGAGGNGAIVHYRSSPETNKPLMAGPIYLVDSGAQYLDGTTDITRTVAVDNVTAEMKEHNTRVLKGHIQVAMSVFPEGTVGKVLDDKARAALKEVGLDYAHGTGHGVGSYLSVHEGPAGISPRSTTVPFEVGMIVSNEPGFYKEGAYGIRIENLVTVIDTGKTDADGKKLLGFKTLTMAPIDTNLVEPALLTPEELKWLNDYHAEVRNTLKPLLDKVDPKAAEFLVKATEPISKNKGPAPKLGNFCL; via the coding sequence ATGAGCTACAAAGGCGACGAGCACCTGAAATCCCTCCTCTCCGCATCCGGCGAAAAACGCACGGTCGAGGAAGTGAAGGAAACGCTCCGCGGCATCAACGCCGCCCCCGCCGACCTTGGCGAGCCGCAGCGCTGGGCGCGCCTGTTCACGACGAACGACAACGCCGAAACCGTGCAGCAGCTGGCCGCGCTCAAAGAACACCTCGCCGCGAACCAGAACAATGTGAAGCAGGATAAACTCGCCGACCTGCGCGCCGAAATGGCGAAGCGCGGCGTGGATGGTTTCTACATTCCCCGCGCCGATGAATTTCAGGGCGAATATGTGCCCGCGCGCGCCGAACGCCTTGCATGGATCACCGAATTCACCGGTTCCGCCGGTTACGCGGTGGTGCTGAACGACAAGGCCGGTTTCTTTACCGATGGCCGCTACACGCTGCAATCGCGCGCTCAAGTTGACGACAAATCGTTCCAGATCTGCAACGTGTCGGAAAACCAGCTGCCCATCCCCACCATGTCGCCGGTCGAATGGATTGAAAAGAATTTGCCCGCAGGCGCGCGCTTCGGCGTTGATCCCTGGGTGCATACGCCCAATGATTTGAAGCGCATCAAGGACGCGGTCGAAAAGGCCGGCGGCACGCTGGTGCTGCTGCAGGACAACCCGCTGGACGCGGCATGGAAAGACCAGCCGCCCGCACCGCTCGCCCCCGTCGTGCCGCATCCGCTGCAATTTGCGGGCAAGGCGTCGGATGAAAAACGCGCCGATCTAGCGAAAACGCTGGCAACCAAGGGCGCGGATGCGATTGCGGTCGCGCTGCCGGAAGAAATTGCATGGCTTCTCAACATCCGTGGCGGCGACGTGCCCTGCACGCCCTTCGCCCTTTCCTATGCCATCGCGCATAAGGACGGATCGGTGGACTGGTATATCGACAGCCGCAAGGTGACCGATGAAACGAAGGCCTGGGTCGGCGCCGATGTGCGCCTGCACCCGCTGGAAGATTTCGCGGGCGGCATCGAAACCTTGGCGAAACAGGGGAAAAAGGTCTGGGTCGATCCCGGTTCCTCCCCCGCCAAGGTTGAAGACATCATCAAGACGGCGGGCGGCGCGAGCATCGCCGAGAAAAGCCCGATCCAGCTGATGAAGGCGAAAAAGAACGCGGTGGAAATTCAGGGCACGATTGACGCGCATATCCGCGACGGCGTGGCGGTCACGCGTTTCCTGAGCAGCATTTGCGGTCAGGGACAGGCGGCGAAATACGACGAACTCACGGCATCCGACCTGCTGCAATCCTTCCGCGAGGAAGGCAAAAACTTCCGCGGCCTCAGCTTTGACACCATTTCCGGCGCGGGCGGCAACGGCGCGATTGTGCATTACCGTTCATCGCCCGAAACCAACAAGCCGCTGATGGCAGGGCCGATCTACTTGGTCGATTCCGGCGCGCAATACCTCGACGGCACGACCGACATCACCCGCACTGTCGCGGTCGATAACGTGACGGCGGAGATGAAAGAACACAATACCCGCGTGCTGAAGGGCCATATTCAGGTCGCGATGAGCGTCTTCCCCGAAGGCACGGTTGGAAAAGTTCTGGACGACAAGGCACGCGCGGCATTGAAGGAAGTCGGCCTCGATTACGCGCATGGCACCGGCCATGGCGTGGGCAGCTATTTGTCCGTGCATGAAGGCCCCGCCGGCATTTCGCCGCGCTCCACCACCGTGCCGTTTGAAGTCGGCATGATCGTGTCGAACGAGCCCGGATTCTACAAAGAAGGCGCTTACGGCATCCGCATCGAAAACCTTGTGACCGTGATCGACACAGGCAAGACGGATGCGGACGGCAAGAAGCTGCTCGGCTTCAAGACGCTCACCATGGCGCCCATCGACACTAACCTTGTCGAGCCTGCCCTGCTGACGCCCGAAGAGCTGAAATGGCTGAACGATTATCACGCCGAAGTCCGCAATACGCTGAAGCCGCTGCTGGACAAGGTGGACCCGAAAGCAGCCGAGTTCCTCGTGAAGGCGACCGAACCCATCAGCAAAAACAAAGGCCCCGCACCGAAGCTGGGGAATTTCTGCTTGTAA
- a CDS encoding phosphomannomutase/phosphoglucomutase, which produces MQTAKKTFAASHTFDKSILREYDIRGTVGNTLKADDCYFIGRGFGTILKRKGGKTIAVGYDGRESSPEFAENAIRGLMDCGLSVEAIGLGPTPMAYFTMKSRGLDGAIQVTGSHSPLAYNGIKMTFKDQPFFGAAIQDLGRLVAAGDFESGQGSVAEFDIRDEYVDRLVKAYDGPKDLTVAWDNGNGAAGEILRRLVKKLPGKHTLIFDEIDGTFPNHHPDPTVAKNLVDLQKLVRDVKADVGIGFDGDADRIGAVDADGSILWADMLMAVYAQEVLKTHPGAYVIADVKCSRVLFDEITRLGGKPVMWSTGHSLIKQKMRELNAPLAGELAGHICFADKYYGFDDAIYDAVRLLNILSHSGKSLSALTAHLPKMQNTPEIRFHVPAERKFDIAPEIKARLKAEAAQGVEINDIDGVRVTTPDGWWLMRPSNTEDALTIRAEGFTAEGLERLKNQLIGQLKQSGIGSPF; this is translated from the coding sequence ATGCAAACCGCCAAAAAAACCTTCGCCGCCAGCCATACCTTCGACAAAAGCATCCTGCGCGAATACGATATCCGCGGCACGGTGGGCAACACGCTGAAGGCGGATGATTGCTATTTCATCGGGCGCGGTTTCGGCACGATCCTGAAGCGCAAGGGCGGCAAGACGATTGCGGTCGGCTATGACGGCCGCGAAAGCTCCCCCGAATTCGCCGAAAATGCCATTCGCGGTTTGATGGATTGCGGCCTTTCGGTCGAGGCGATTGGCCTTGGCCCCACGCCGATGGCGTATTTCACGATGAAGTCGCGCGGTCTTGATGGCGCAATTCAGGTAACCGGCTCCCACAGCCCGCTCGCCTATAACGGCATCAAGATGACGTTCAAGGATCAGCCGTTCTTCGGCGCGGCCATTCAGGATCTGGGCAGGCTGGTTGCGGCGGGCGATTTTGAATCGGGGCAGGGATCTGTCGCCGAATTCGATATCAGGGACGAATATGTCGATCGCCTTGTGAAGGCCTATGACGGCCCGAAAGACCTGACCGTCGCATGGGACAACGGCAATGGCGCGGCGGGCGAGATCCTGCGCCGCCTTGTGAAAAAACTGCCCGGCAAGCATACGCTGATTTTTGACGAGATCGACGGCACCTTCCCCAACCACCACCCCGACCCGACGGTTGCGAAAAACCTCGTTGACCTGCAAAAACTGGTCAGGGACGTAAAGGCCGATGTGGGTATCGGTTTCGACGGCGACGCGGACCGCATCGGCGCGGTAGATGCCGATGGCAGTATTTTGTGGGCGGATATGCTGATGGCGGTCTATGCGCAGGAAGTGTTGAAAACGCATCCCGGTGCCTATGTGATCGCCGATGTGAAATGCAGCCGCGTGCTGTTCGACGAAATCACGCGGCTTGGCGGCAAGCCCGTGATGTGGAGCACCGGCCATTCGCTGATCAAGCAGAAAATGCGCGAACTGAACGCGCCCTTGGCGGGGGAACTCGCGGGTCATATCTGCTTTGCCGATAAATATTACGGCTTCGACGATGCGATTTACGACGCGGTGCGTCTGCTGAACATCCTCAGCCATTCGGGCAAGTCGCTGTCGGCGCTGACCGCGCACCTGCCGAAAATGCAGAACACCCCCGAAATCCGTTTCCATGTTCCGGCAGAACGCAAATTCGATATCGCACCCGAAATCAAGGCGCGCCTGAAGGCCGAGGCCGCGCAGGGCGTGGAAATCAACGATATCGACGGCGTGCGCGTGACCACGCCCGACGGCTGGTGGCTGATGCGCCCGTCGAACACCGAAGACGCGCTGACCATCCGCGCCGAAGGATTTACCGCCGAAGGGCTGGAAAGGTTGAAAAACCAGCTGATCGGCCAGTTGAAACAAAGCGGCATCGGATCGCCGTTCTGA
- a CDS encoding ankyrin repeat domain-containing protein — MAIGGGGQAYLYGEDLLKEVQKAQPRMDEVKWLIEHGDLTQTDSQKRTAFMIILGWGNDDLAKFALKHGAKPNQKGPGGNTAVHMVAASGNAALLGEMLLNANGDFTLRNDDGKTPYDLAQGRFPENILQAIRNEFDIRDPASTLKDFRRHIAERGLRTKAPIKAPPRAVFRAKP, encoded by the coding sequence ATGGCGATCGGCGGCGGCGGGCAGGCGTATCTCTACGGCGAAGACCTTCTGAAAGAAGTGCAGAAGGCGCAGCCGCGCATGGACGAAGTGAAATGGCTGATCGAGCATGGCGACCTGACACAGACCGACAGCCAGAAACGCACGGCCTTTATGATCATCCTCGGCTGGGGCAACGACGATCTGGCTAAATTTGCGCTGAAGCATGGCGCGAAGCCAAACCAGAAAGGCCCCGGCGGAAACACGGCGGTGCATATGGTTGCGGCCAGCGGCAACGCGGCATTGCTGGGCGAGATGCTGTTAAATGCAAACGGCGATTTCACGCTGCGCAACGACGACGGCAAAACGCCCTATGACCTTGCGCAGGGCCGCTTCCCCGAGAATATCCTGCAGGCCATCCGCAACGAGTTCGATATACGCGACCCCGCATCGACGCTGAAGGATTTCCGCCGCCACATCGCCGAACGGGGTTTGCGCACGAAAGCCCCGATCAAAGCCCCGCCGCGCGCGGTTTTCAGGGCAAAACCCTAA
- a CDS encoding chemotaxis protein CheA gives MDELMQEFLTDTTEKLGALDLDLVRLEKNPNDLELIGRIFRLVHTVKGNCGFLGLPRLENVTHHAESVLSQYRAGTVQVTTDSVSLILQALDRIKGIVGGIAQTGVEPAGDDRALIGLLNTEASSRKPVPEAVNAFSAAMDDLSAKSLRIGVDTLEDMMTLMGELVLARNQLLPHMRGELHQPLQRLDKTVSALQQSMLKARMQPVGNLWGKLPRLVRDMAIDLGKKIRLEMQGGATEIDRQVLELIRDPLTHLLRNAAGHGIEKPAVRVANGKPPEGVILLAARHEGGQVVIDVSDDGRGLDEAAILKKAVDTGLVTAARAQALSPPQVQQLVFAPGFSTAAEVTAVSGRGVGMDVVRANIEKIGGTVELSSVPGRGAVVTLRIPLTLAIIPALVVKTDGQRYAVPRNAVREVVALKRCGVHKIRRIDSAKFLDLRGQMVPLLSLQAVFGTDDLAAKALNPYAVILYAGGGGVFGIICDGIANDEEIVVKPLSPALQRLRLFSGNAVLGDGGVVLILDPSGIVRESNIEPAPKQADDTPAIAARRHPALLFRAGAGADRAVALEYLSRIERIDMTTVENAGGRQVIPYHDGLLPLIAYPGCAARGRRQPVLVIRDGDAQAGVIFDSVLGMVDALPDVALKQETGSGSLGSALAGGHAVEVMDAPWLIRRAQEGLRHDDPDIVV, from the coding sequence ATGGACGAGCTGATGCAGGAATTCCTGACCGACACAACGGAAAAGCTGGGCGCGCTTGACCTCGACCTTGTGCGCCTTGAAAAAAATCCGAACGACCTTGAACTCATCGGGCGCATCTTCCGCCTTGTGCATACCGTGAAGGGCAATTGCGGTTTTCTGGGGCTGCCGCGCCTTGAAAACGTGACACATCACGCCGAAAGCGTCCTCAGCCAGTACCGCGCCGGTACCGTGCAGGTCACGACGGATTCCGTGTCGCTGATTTTGCAAGCGCTCGACCGTATCAAGGGCATCGTGGGCGGCATCGCGCAAACGGGCGTGGAACCGGCGGGCGACGACCGCGCCCTGATCGGCCTTTTGAACACGGAGGCGTCATCGCGCAAGCCGGTGCCGGAGGCCGTGAACGCCTTCAGCGCGGCGATGGATGATCTGTCCGCAAAATCCCTGCGCATCGGCGTCGATACACTGGAGGACATGATGACGCTGATGGGCGAACTGGTGCTGGCGCGCAACCAGCTATTGCCCCATATGCGCGGCGAATTGCACCAGCCGCTGCAACGCCTCGATAAAACCGTATCGGCGCTCCAGCAAAGCATGCTGAAGGCGCGCATGCAGCCGGTTGGCAATTTATGGGGCAAGCTGCCCCGCCTTGTGCGCGACATGGCGATCGACCTTGGCAAGAAAATCCGGCTGGAAATGCAGGGCGGCGCGACCGAAATCGACCGGCAGGTGCTGGAACTGATCCGCGATCCGCTGACGCATCTGCTGCGCAACGCCGCGGGCCACGGCATCGAAAAACCGGCCGTGCGTGTCGCGAACGGCAAGCCGCCCGAAGGCGTGATTTTGCTGGCTGCGCGCCATGAAGGCGGGCAGGTGGTGATCGATGTGTCGGACGACGGGCGCGGCCTTGACGAAGCGGCGATCCTGAAAAAAGCCGTCGACACCGGGCTTGTGACCGCCGCACGCGCGCAGGCGCTAAGCCCGCCGCAGGTGCAGCAGCTGGTGTTCGCGCCGGGGTTCAGTACGGCTGCCGAAGTGACCGCCGTGTCGGGACGCGGGGTGGGCATGGATGTGGTGCGCGCCAATATCGAAAAAATCGGCGGCACGGTCGAGCTGTCATCCGTGCCTGGCAGGGGTGCTGTCGTCACGCTGCGCATTCCGCTCACGCTCGCCATCATTCCCGCGCTGGTCGTGAAAACCGACGGGCAGCGATACGCCGTTCCGCGCAACGCCGTCCGCGAAGTGGTCGCGCTGAAACGCTGCGGCGTGCATAAAATCCGGCGTATCGACAGCGCAAAATTCCTCGACCTTCGCGGCCAGATGGTGCCGCTGTTGTCCCTGCAGGCCGTGTTCGGCACGGACGATCTGGCCGCCAAGGCGCTGAACCCCTATGCCGTGATCCTGTATGCGGGCGGCGGCGGGGTGTTCGGCATCATTTGCGACGGGATCGCCAATGACGAAGAAATCGTGGTAAAGCCGCTGTCGCCCGCATTGCAGCGCCTACGGCTTTTTTCCGGCAACGCAGTGCTGGGCGACGGCGGCGTGGTGCTGATCCTCGACCCTTCCGGCATCGTGCGTGAATCGAATATCGAACCCGCGCCCAAACAAGCCGACGACACGCCGGCAATCGCGGCGCGCCGGCATCCCGCGCTGCTGTTCCGCGCGGGCGCAGGCGCCGACCGCGCCGTCGCGCTGGAATACCTGTCGCGCATCGAACGCATCGACATGACGACGGTGGAAAACGCAGGCGGCAGGCAGGTCATCCCTTATCATGACGGGCTGCTGCCGCTGATCGCCTATCCGGGCTGCGCCGCGCGGGGCAGGCGGCAGCCGGTCTTGGTGATCCGCGACGGCGACGCGCAGGCGGGTGTCATTTTCGACAGCGTGCTGGGCATGGTCGATGCGCTGCCCGATGTGGCGCTGAAACAGGAAACGGGATCGGGGTCGCTGGGCAGCGCGCTTGCCGGCGGCCATGCGGTCGAAGTGATGGACGCGCCGTGGCTGATACGCCGCGCGCAGGAAGGACTGCGGCATGACGATCCGGATATTGTCGTTTAA
- a CDS encoding chemotaxis protein CheW: MTIRILSFKVAGQLCGIAVPEVHDVIRGGQRITPVPRAAAAIIGIMNLRGRIALAVSLRRYLGLTDTARTADTRAEMSLVIENAGSLYCLAVDSVGEVLSFEGKAGPVPQVLDARWRKAVSGVWPCDGALLAQLDVRGMIDALCAGPDEQTPAAPGQMNGYLRGNDENVPYRR; encoded by the coding sequence ATGACGATCCGGATATTGTCGTTTAAGGTCGCAGGGCAGCTCTGCGGCATCGCCGTGCCGGAGGTGCATGACGTGATCCGCGGCGGCCAGCGCATCACACCCGTGCCGCGCGCGGCAGCTGCCATAATCGGCATCATGAACCTGCGCGGCCGCATCGCGCTTGCCGTCAGCCTGCGCCGCTATCTTGGGTTGACCGATACGGCTCGCACGGCCGATACGCGGGCGGAAATGTCGCTGGTCATCGAAAACGCCGGAAGCCTCTACTGCCTTGCGGTCGATAGCGTCGGCGAGGTATTGTCTTTCGAGGGAAAGGCCGGACCCGTGCCGCAGGTCCTTGACGCCCGCTGGCGCAAGGCGGTGTCGGGTGTCTGGCCCTGCGACGGCGCGTTGCTGGCGCAGCTGGATGTCAGGGGCATGATCGATGCGCTCTGCGCCGGGCCCGATGAACAGACGCCCGCTGCGCCGGGCCAGATGAACGGATACCTGCGGGGAAATGATGAAAACGTGCCTTATCGTCGATGA
- a CDS encoding response regulator — protein MKTCLIVDDSSIVRRLASKLLEEIGFECTEAENGQLALDACKVKMPDVMLLDWNMPVMNGIDCMKNLRAFPGGDDIKIIFCSTHDEMGQIQEALQAGADEYIMKPFDRDILKTKFRQVGVL, from the coding sequence ATGAAAACGTGCCTTATCGTCGATGACAGCAGCATTGTGCGCCGCCTTGCCAGCAAACTGCTGGAGGAAATCGGCTTTGAATGCACAGAGGCGGAAAACGGCCAGCTGGCGCTGGACGCCTGCAAGGTAAAAATGCCCGATGTCATGCTGCTCGACTGGAATATGCCCGTGATGAACGGTATCGATTGCATGAAAAACCTGCGCGCATTTCCGGGCGGCGATGACATCAAAATCATCTTCTGCAGCACCCACGACGAAATGGGGCAGATCCAGGAGGCGTTGCAAGCGGGGGCGGACGAATACATCATGAAACCCTTCGACCGCGATATCCTGAAAACGAAATTCCGCCAGGTCGGCGTGTTGTAG
- the cheB gene encoding chemotaxis-specific protein-glutamate methyltransferase CheB codes for MPGPEKNISGPVRVMVVDDSSIVRGFLTRFLEEDPGIKVTAAVPNGQAALQELAEAAPDVVILDLEMPVMDGMTALPLLLAAKPALPVIVASTKTRDNAALALKCLALGAIDCLGKPNVHDLAEGSAFRDDLIRRVKTLGRLRRKTASAAPFFSDALQPRIAGKTAVRPQALAICASTGGPQALLKVLAGLRPLSVPVFVTQHMPAGFTAQLAENITQATGHDCREAADGEAVVAGRIYIAPGNYHMTVAGAGDRRRIALDQNPPEHFCRPAGDPMLRSLAKSYGDRLLAAVLTGMGTDTVAGCRAVADAGGTVVTQDEASSVVWGMPGAVVQAGLSDETVSLDDMAATLLRRLKVPA; via the coding sequence ATGCCGGGGCCGGAAAAAAACATATCCGGTCCCGTGCGCGTGATGGTGGTCGATGATTCCAGCATCGTGCGCGGATTCCTGACCCGTTTCCTTGAAGAAGACCCCGGCATTAAAGTCACTGCCGCCGTGCCGAACGGGCAGGCGGCGCTGCAGGAACTGGCCGAGGCCGCGCCCGATGTGGTGATCCTCGACCTTGAAATGCCCGTGATGGACGGCATGACCGCGCTGCCGTTATTGCTCGCGGCGAAGCCGGCATTGCCGGTAATTGTTGCATCGACCAAGACGCGCGACAACGCGGCGCTCGCCCTGAAATGTCTTGCGCTGGGCGCGATCGACTGCCTTGGCAAGCCGAACGTACACGATTTGGCGGAAGGCAGCGCGTTCCGCGACGACCTGATCCGCCGCGTCAAGACGCTGGGCCGCCTGCGCCGCAAAACCGCATCTGCTGCGCCTTTTTTTTCGGATGCTTTGCAACCAAGGATTGCCGGCAAGACGGCGGTGCGGCCGCAAGCGCTTGCCATCTGCGCCTCGACGGGCGGGCCGCAGGCGTTGTTGAAGGTGCTGGCGGGGTTGCGGCCGCTTTCTGTGCCGGTATTCGTCACGCAGCATATGCCGGCCGGTTTCACCGCGCAGCTGGCGGAAAACATCACGCAGGCGACAGGCCATGATTGCCGCGAAGCCGCCGATGGCGAGGCGGTCGTGGCGGGCCGTATCTATATCGCGCCCGGCAATTACCACATGACGGTTGCGGGGGCGGGCGACCGGCGCCGCATCGCGCTCGACCAGAACCCGCCCGAACATTTCTGCCGCCCCGCAGGCGATCCGATGCTGCGCAGTCTTGCGAAATCATATGGCGACAGGCTGCTGGCTGCGGTGCTGACGGGCATGGGGACGGATACGGTCGCGGGCTGCCGCGCGGTGGCCGATGCCGGCGGCACGGTCGTGACGCAGGACGAAGCTTCCAGCGTCGTATGGGGCATGCCGGGCGCTGTCGTGCAGGCCGGTTTGAGCGACGAAACGGTATCGCTCGACGATATGGCGGCGACGCTGCTGCGGCGGCTGAAGGTGCCGGCATGA
- a CDS encoding response regulator transcription factor — protein MRVLLIEDDQSTAKSIELMLKSDGYVVDATDMGEDGLEIGKLYEYDIIILDLMLPDLDGYEVLKRLRAAKVETPILILSGLSELDSKLKGLGFGADDYLTKPFDKRELMARIQAIVRRSKGHAQSVIKTGPITVNLDARTVEVDSKQLHLTSKEYGIIELLSLRKGSTLTKEMFLNHLYGGMDEPEVKIIDVFICKLRKKIEKITPEGGSCIETVWGRGYVLRDPTGATAGKETANA, from the coding sequence ATGCGGGTGCTGCTGATTGAAGACGACCAGTCCACGGCCAAGAGCATTGAGCTGATGCTCAAGTCGGACGGATATGTTGTCGATGCGACCGATATGGGCGAAGACGGCCTTGAAATCGGCAAGCTCTACGAATACGACATCATCATTCTCGACCTGATGCTCCCCGACCTTGACGGTTATGAAGTCCTGAAGCGCCTGCGCGCGGCGAAGGTTGAAACGCCCATCCTGATCCTCTCCGGTCTTTCGGAACTCGACAGCAAACTGAAAGGCCTCGGCTTCGGCGCAGACGATTACCTGACCAAGCCTTTCGACAAGCGCGAGCTGATGGCGCGTATCCAGGCAATCGTCCGCCGCTCCAAGGGCCATGCGCAAAGCGTCATCAAGACCGGCCCGATCACGGTCAACCTTGATGCCCGTACGGTGGAAGTGGACAGCAAGCAGCTGCACCTCACCTCGAAAGAATACGGCATCATCGAGCTTCTCTCGCTCCGCAAGGGATCGACGCTGACCAAGGAAATGTTCCTGAACCACCTTTACGGCGGCATGGACGAACCGGAAGTGAAAATCATCGACGTGTTCATCTGCAAGCTGCGCAAGAAGATCGAGAAAATCACGCCCGAAGGCGGCAGCTGCATCGAAACCGTCTGGGGACGCGGCTATGTGCTGCGCGACCCGACAGGCGCCACCGCCGGCAAGGAAACGGCGAACGCGTAA